The Lujinxingia vulgaris genome includes a region encoding these proteins:
- a CDS encoding SIR2 family protein — protein sequence MPYNQYEKNQDFNTYLDRNWGEVRIGTFSEAASFMLFNYDETSYIEQLNEWISRKQQSLRLTYDKLLQIKTNLSRLQQLENAITNGSLTPVVGAGLSAPSGHPTWTTFLRDTARNLEMDLNIIDQKINAGLHEEIASSFIDKMNIEWFNEQIEHNFSLKSYPQGAIQQLPNLDPACIITTNFDKNIETIFESSRKSFDHILLSDKLMGFGRRLSQSTRILIKIHGDHLEPYNRILTKEEYDASYGHGPIDLDLNLPKTLAQIYKTRTLLFLGCSLMADRTMKVFNRVKSDSTSEQEIPRHYTFEQLPTNSNHTLKRERELIDHMIFPIWYPRGEHQHIESALAHLSEVFRTKNRNLGTSHTTTLTPQT from the coding sequence ATGCCATATAACCAATACGAAAAAAACCAGGACTTCAACACCTACTTAGACCGTAATTGGGGAGAAGTGAGAATTGGCACATTCTCTGAAGCTGCTAGCTTTATGTTGTTCAACTATGACGAAACCTCATATATTGAACAATTAAATGAGTGGATTAGCAGGAAACAACAAAGCCTTAGATTAACATACGACAAGCTACTCCAAATCAAAACAAACCTTTCCCGACTACAGCAATTAGAAAATGCTATAACTAACGGCTCGTTAACGCCAGTAGTTGGCGCAGGCTTATCTGCACCTTCAGGCCATCCAACATGGACAACCTTTTTAAGAGACACAGCAAGAAATCTTGAAATGGATCTAAACATTATTGACCAAAAGATAAACGCTGGCCTACACGAAGAGATCGCATCTTCATTCATAGACAAAATGAACATTGAATGGTTCAACGAACAAATCGAGCACAACTTCTCCTTAAAATCCTACCCGCAAGGCGCAATTCAACAACTGCCCAATCTAGACCCTGCCTGTATCATCACTACCAACTTCGACAAAAACATTGAGACAATATTTGAATCTTCCCGAAAGAGTTTTGACCATATATTACTTAGCGACAAGTTAATGGGATTCGGTCGAAGACTATCACAATCAACACGAATCTTAATTAAAATCCATGGCGATCATTTAGAACCATACAATCGCATCTTAACAAAAGAAGAATATGACGCATCATACGGCCATGGCCCGATCGATCTCGACCTAAACCTTCCGAAAACGCTTGCTCAAATTTACAAAACTCGCACCCTCCTTTTTTTGGGATGTAGCCTTATGGCTGACCGTACAATGAAAGTATTCAATAGAGTCAAGTCAGACAGCACCAGCGAACAAGAGATCCCAAGACACTATACTTTCGAACAACTCCCGACAAACAGCAACCACACCCTTAAACGAGAGAGAGAGCTAATTGACCATATGATTTTCCCCATTTGGTATCCAAGAGGCGAGCACCAACATATTGAATCCGCACTAGCACACCTCTCTGAAGTTTTCAGAACCAAAAACCGCAACCTCGGCACATCTCACACCACAACACTCACCCCACAAACTTAA
- a CDS encoding restriction endonuclease subunit S, giving the protein MKSNTYQTKSIASLGRITTGRTPSTNNDNNFGGRIPFVTPRDLDGRRTISTTERYLTTSGLKEVSAALIPAGSIMVSCIGSDMGKVAIAGKDCVTNQQINSITVLDPEISPEFLYYTLAPLKNYLLHLGSGGTALPILNKTDFSKLKLQFPPLSEQKRIAHILGTLDDKIELNRQMNRTLEAMARALFKSWFIDFDPVRAKMEGRQPAGLDPETAALFPERLVDSELGLIPEGWEVKPLDRIAKFLNGTAIRKYRPENDDEAYLRAIKIREMRDGFSEKSDTVTRDIPKKFIIEDGDVLFSWSGSLLVQIWTGGRGALNQHIFKVTSKNYPKWFIYEWTRHHLDMFQRIAASKATTMGHINRGHLSQALCAIPPKPTLTAINKSAEDFLSKSIKLNIENRTLEATKAELLPLLFQTAPTLHIQP; this is encoded by the coding sequence ATGAAGTCTAATACGTATCAAACCAAATCTATCGCCTCACTGGGCCGAATAACCACCGGGAGAACTCCGTCTACCAACAATGATAACAATTTCGGTGGCAGGATTCCGTTTGTAACACCACGCGACCTTGATGGCCGGCGGACAATTTCTACAACTGAAAGATATCTAACAACTTCTGGCCTAAAAGAGGTCAGCGCCGCATTGATTCCCGCTGGATCTATCATGGTCTCATGTATTGGCTCGGACATGGGCAAGGTTGCTATTGCAGGAAAAGACTGCGTCACAAACCAACAAATAAACTCCATCACCGTGCTCGACCCTGAGATTTCACCAGAATTTCTTTACTATACCCTCGCCCCATTAAAGAACTATCTACTTCACCTCGGTTCAGGCGGCACCGCCCTGCCAATACTAAACAAAACTGATTTTTCCAAACTAAAGCTACAATTCCCGCCACTCTCAGAACAAAAACGCATCGCCCATATCCTCGGCACCCTCGACGACAAAATCGAACTCAACCGCCAGATGAACCGCACCCTGGAAGCGATGGCCCGCGCCCTTTTCAAATCCTGGTTCATCGACTTCGACCCGGTCCGCGCCAAGATGGAAGGCCGCCAACCCGCCGGCCTCGACCCCGAAACCGCCGCCCTCTTTCCCGAGCGGCTGGTCGACTCGGAGTTGGGATTGATTCCGGAGGGTTGGGAGGTGAAGCCTCTCGACAGAATCGCCAAGTTTCTCAACGGTACGGCAATTCGTAAATACCGCCCAGAGAATGATGACGAAGCTTATCTGCGCGCGATTAAAATCCGCGAAATGCGCGATGGATTCTCAGAAAAAAGCGATACCGTCACTCGTGACATCCCTAAAAAGTTCATCATCGAGGACGGCGATGTTCTCTTTTCCTGGTCCGGAAGCCTCTTAGTGCAAATTTGGACGGGCGGCCGAGGGGCGCTCAATCAACACATCTTCAAGGTCACATCAAAGAACTATCCAAAGTGGTTTATCTATGAGTGGACTCGGCACCATCTAGATATGTTCCAACGCATCGCCGCATCAAAGGCGACGACAATGGGGCACATTAATCGGGGGCATTTATCACAAGCGCTCTGTGCAATTCCTCCCAAACCCACATTGACAGCAATAAACAAAAGCGCCGAAGACTTCTTATCAAAATCAATCAAACTTAACATTGAAAACCGAACACTAGAAGCAACCAAAGCTGAATTACTTCCTTTGCTATTCCAAACGGCCCCCACCCTCCACATTCAACCTTAA
- a CDS encoding type I restriction-modification system subunit M — protein MIHALREVFKAASASEPTSAKSTKTSDASAERSRDIDFENKLFKAADKLRNNMDAAEYKHVVLGLIFLKYISDAFEERHAALEKEPHADPEDRDEYLADNIFWVPPAARWSYLQSSARQTTIGKLIDDAMVAIERDNPQLKGVLPKRYNRPALDKHTLGELIDLIGSIGLGGRENRSRDILGRVYEYFLGQFASAEGKRGGQFYTPRPVVQTLVEMLAPYRGRVYDPCCGSGGMFVQSETFIEDHGGRREDISVYGQESNPTTWKLAKMNLAIRGIDADLGGQHADTFHEDLHKDLKADYVLANPPFNSSDWGGDRLLDDPRWKYGVPPTGNANYAWIQHFLHHLAPTGTAGFVMANGSMSTQQSGEGDIRQKLVEEDLVDCIVALPGQLFFSTQIPVCLWFLTRNKSGGGKTAFRDRRGETLFIDARKMGEMISRTQRELTADDIKTIAGTYHAWRGDQDAGDYENVKGFCKSATTEEIAEHHFVLTPGRYVGIEDVESDDDEPFEEKMARLTEKLAEQFEESHRLEAQIRENLRGLGYEV, from the coding sequence ATGATCCACGCGCTGCGCGAGGTCTTCAAAGCCGCGTCCGCCTCCGAGCCGACGAGCGCCAAAAGCACCAAAACCTCCGACGCGTCCGCCGAGCGCTCCCGCGACATCGACTTTGAAAACAAACTCTTCAAAGCCGCCGACAAGCTGCGCAACAACATGGACGCTGCCGAATACAAGCACGTCGTCCTGGGCCTGATCTTTCTCAAATACATCTCCGACGCCTTCGAAGAGCGCCACGCCGCGCTCGAAAAAGAGCCCCACGCCGATCCCGAAGACCGCGACGAGTATTTAGCCGACAACATTTTCTGGGTGCCCCCGGCCGCCCGCTGGTCCTACCTCCAGAGCAGCGCCCGCCAGACCACCATCGGCAAACTCATCGACGACGCCATGGTCGCCATCGAACGCGACAACCCCCAACTCAAAGGCGTCCTCCCCAAGCGCTACAACCGCCCCGCCCTCGACAAACACACCCTCGGCGAACTCATCGATCTGATCGGCAGCATCGGCCTGGGCGGGCGCGAGAACCGCTCCCGCGACATCCTCGGCCGCGTCTACGAATACTTCCTCGGCCAATTCGCCAGCGCCGAAGGCAAACGCGGCGGCCAGTTCTACACCCCTCGCCCCGTCGTCCAGACCCTCGTCGAAATGCTCGCCCCTTACCGCGGCCGCGTCTACGACCCCTGCTGCGGCTCCGGCGGCATGTTCGTCCAGAGCGAAACCTTCATCGAAGACCACGGCGGCCGCCGCGAAGACATCAGCGTCTACGGCCAGGAGTCCAACCCCACCACCTGGAAGCTCGCCAAGATGAACCTCGCCATCCGAGGCATCGACGCCGACCTCGGCGGCCAGCACGCCGACACCTTCCACGAAGACCTCCACAAAGACCTCAAGGCCGACTACGTCCTGGCCAACCCGCCCTTCAACTCCAGCGACTGGGGCGGCGACCGCCTCCTCGACGATCCCCGCTGGAAGTACGGCGTCCCCCCCACCGGCAACGCCAACTACGCCTGGATCCAACACTTCCTCCACCACCTCGCCCCCACCGGCACCGCGGGCTTCGTCATGGCCAACGGCTCCATGTCCACCCAACAGAGCGGCGAGGGCGACATCCGCCAGAAGCTGGTCGAGGAAGACCTGGTCGACTGCATCGTCGCCCTCCCCGGCCAGCTCTTCTTCAGCACCCAGATCCCCGTCTGCCTCTGGTTCCTCACCCGCAACAAATCCGGCGGCGGCAAAACCGCCTTCCGAGACCGCCGCGGCGAAACCCTCTTCATCGACGCCCGCAAAATGGGCGAGATGATCTCCCGCACCCAACGCGAGCTTACCGCCGACGACATCAAAACCATCGCCGGCACCTACCACGCCTGGCGCGGCGATCAGGACGCCGGCGACTACGAAAACGTCAAAGGTTTCTGCAAATCCGCAACCACCGAAGAGATTGCCGAACACCACTTCGTCCTCACCCCCGGCCGCTACGTCGGCATCGAAGACGTCGAGTCTGACGATGACGAACCCTTTGAAGAGAAGATGGCGCGCCTCACCGAAAAACTCGCCGAGCAGTTCGAAGAATCACACCGGTTGGAAGCGCAGATTCGGGAGAATTTGAGGGGGTTGGGTTATGAAGTCTAA
- a CDS encoding cupin domain-containing protein, with the protein MQNIRPEKINVDDAPRGQGEFMRVLARGENVAMRIWIEEPPENKASTMHGHGYEAVRYVIEGRARLHFEEESVLLTPGDSWMVPSNVRHYYEILETFTAIEATSPPSNAHLARK; encoded by the coding sequence ATGCAGAACATCAGACCCGAGAAGATCAACGTGGACGACGCCCCGCGAGGTCAGGGGGAGTTTATGCGCGTGCTGGCACGGGGAGAGAACGTGGCCATGCGCATCTGGATCGAGGAGCCCCCTGAGAACAAAGCGAGCACGATGCATGGCCATGGCTATGAGGCGGTGAGGTATGTGATCGAGGGGCGAGCCCGGCTGCATTTTGAGGAGGAGTCGGTGCTGTTGACGCCGGGGGACTCGTGGATGGTGCCCTCGAATGTGAGGCATTATTACGAGATTCTGGAGACGTTTACGGCCATCGAGGCGACCAGCCCGCCCTCCAATGCCCACCTCGCCAGGAAGTGA
- a CDS encoding right-handed parallel beta-helix repeat-containing protein yields MMNLLNLKTCTRGALALSLSASMLACGDDGPQENTEPELLPQTISEDMVLTDIVPDPSLPDYVVTESVTLRATLRVDPGVNVQFSRTTRLTVDGENGGALDSRGSQDKPIKFTGEDKAKGAWDGIHFVSSTSSQNNLRWTIVEFAGDDAFRDGLRAANLSLDAGSTLFISNSTIRESARYGIEVTPDSALTGFSQNTFEGNFDYAMRLPAEEVGKIDRNSTFSGSTFEAGVETYGGNITSSATWKPLSNDAPIAVTDTVVVQDRLDLEPGTRILFDEFIGMTIDGENGGVLVSLGTEADNVLMSRLGDVVWKGLYLDGVDSNQSRMEYTTIEYAGFSEYDDTPKANLTIGGATGTSTMVVLDSTFAYSQGAGIAIAPGSTVNEDVEEVNSFVDNAAADVIFP; encoded by the coding sequence ATGATGAACCTGCTCAACCTCAAGACCTGCACCCGCGGCGCCCTGGCGCTCTCCCTCTCCGCCTCCATGCTCGCCTGCGGCGACGACGGCCCCCAGGAGAACACCGAGCCTGAGCTGCTCCCGCAGACCATCAGCGAAGACATGGTGCTCACCGACATCGTCCCCGACCCCTCCCTGCCCGACTACGTGGTCACCGAATCGGTCACCCTGCGCGCCACCCTGCGCGTCGATCCCGGCGTCAACGTCCAGTTCTCCCGCACCACACGCCTGACCGTCGACGGCGAAAACGGCGGCGCGCTCGATAGCCGCGGCAGCCAGGACAAGCCCATCAAGTTCACCGGCGAAGACAAAGCCAAGGGCGCCTGGGACGGCATCCATTTTGTGAGCTCCACCTCCTCCCAGAACAACCTGCGCTGGACCATCGTCGAATTCGCCGGCGACGACGCCTTCCGCGACGGCCTGCGCGCCGCCAACCTCTCGCTCGACGCCGGCTCCACCCTCTTTATCTCCAACAGCACCATCCGCGAGTCCGCCCGTTACGGCATCGAAGTCACCCCCGACAGCGCCCTGACCGGATTCTCGCAAAACACCTTCGAGGGCAACTTCGACTACGCCATGCGCCTGCCCGCCGAGGAGGTCGGCAAGATCGACCGCAACTCCACCTTCTCCGGCAGCACCTTCGAGGCCGGCGTCGAGACCTACGGCGGAAACATTACCTCCAGCGCCACCTGGAAGCCCCTCTCCAACGACGCCCCCATCGCCGTCACCGACACCGTCGTCGTCCAGGACCGCCTCGACCTTGAGCCCGGCACCCGCATTCTCTTCGACGAGTTCATCGGCATGACCATCGACGGCGAAAACGGCGGCGTCCTCGTCTCCCTGGGCACCGAAGCAGACAACGTCCTGATGAGCCGCCTGGGCGACGTCGTCTGGAAGGGCCTCTACCTCGACGGCGTCGACTCCAACCAGAGCCGCATGGAGTACACCACCATCGAATACGCCGGCTTCTCCGAATACGACGACACCCCCAAAGCCAACCTCACCATCGGCGGCGCCACCGGCACCAGCACCATGGTCGTCCTCGACAGCACTTTTGCCTACTCCCAGGGCGCCGGCATCGCCATCGCCCCCGGCTCCACCGTCAACGAAGACGTCGAAGAGGTGAACTCCTTTGTCGACAACGCCGCCGCCGATGTGATTTTCCCCTGA
- a CDS encoding YecA family protein, producing MSYVNRSVVVVRPGQRFVDWVHALDEEDGVEPAEASAIRGETIAYLAPEVETPADVERFLKKQARRMFEDLLEGWCVDREQWPKQRGIKSFEKWVEWELHDYVVDLDDAPLVSDSSADKAGFVDEPFDFHAALHDPDGYISEIRGPIWVAHLYEQFAGSKEAEGLRYVVGWTEVLFHYLHGYEGITIHDLTPELLEYALLVHFPRKITDPSFDAEAVLAEFVALFEFMKRAYKLENASACLALLRRRGMADAMDEAMNSTDNFGMAKRMMAGLDPFGGGGFAPIQHPFVSDEPEVGRNDACPCGSGKKYKRCCLKKA from the coding sequence ATGTCTTATGTGAATCGAAGTGTGGTCGTGGTGCGGCCGGGGCAGCGTTTTGTCGACTGGGTGCATGCGCTTGATGAAGAAGATGGGGTGGAACCTGCCGAAGCGTCGGCGATTCGCGGGGAGACCATCGCCTATCTTGCGCCGGAGGTGGAGACGCCCGCGGATGTGGAGCGTTTTCTCAAAAAACAAGCTCGCAGGATGTTTGAGGACCTGCTCGAAGGTTGGTGCGTGGACCGGGAGCAATGGCCGAAGCAGCGGGGCATTAAGAGTTTTGAGAAATGGGTGGAGTGGGAGCTTCATGATTACGTCGTCGACCTGGATGACGCGCCACTTGTCTCGGATTCAAGTGCTGATAAAGCTGGTTTTGTCGATGAGCCCTTTGATTTTCATGCCGCGCTCCATGATCCGGATGGATATATCAGCGAGATTCGGGGGCCAATCTGGGTGGCGCATCTCTACGAGCAGTTTGCGGGGTCGAAGGAGGCTGAGGGGCTAAGGTACGTGGTGGGGTGGACGGAGGTTCTCTTTCATTACCTGCATGGTTATGAGGGGATCACGATTCACGACCTGACGCCGGAGCTTCTGGAGTACGCGTTGCTGGTGCATTTCCCGCGCAAGATCACCGATCCGAGCTTTGATGCGGAGGCGGTGCTGGCGGAGTTTGTGGCGCTCTTTGAGTTTATGAAGCGGGCCTACAAGCTGGAGAATGCGTCGGCGTGTCTTGCGCTGCTGCGGCGCAGGGGGATGGCCGATGCGATGGATGAGGCGATGAACTCGACGGATAATTTCGGGATGGCCAAACGCATGATGGCGGGGCTGGACCCCTTCGGCGGGGGCGGGTTCGCGCCGATTCAGCACCCTTTTGTGTCGGATGAGCCGGAGGTGGGGCGAAACGATGCGTGCCCGTGTGGGAGCGGCAAGAAGTACAAGCGGTGTTGTTTGAAAAAGGCATAA
- a CDS encoding porin, giving the protein MRKNLVGVALAALMGATFFVPAGASGQETPDLSISSEDGDFSITFNGDFQLRYEVNAQETSVQNAGFFIRRLRPSIEARAFGNMVMKVVPELNREASLRDGWVAYEFSDRLSVQAGQFAPPFSWERDSSSDYHVFVERSLAHGEFQWADGRDIGVMVDAEPSEKFHLEAGIFNGEGRNAMPSPDVSHVFTARVAAAPIGVYSESEALVEAVAEPTLILGAGAYYANSSRARDWLGDGSELRASLLSLTADAYLAIDRVTLQGSYFFRDTSSPDGAFDGFVGHGMNAQLAVLAIEQRLLLAARFSQTYFDDAAPVASNDEAALGAQIYHRGHNSKLHVEVGVHGLLHDVPRQEFLRLQYQFLF; this is encoded by the coding sequence ATGCGTAAAAACCTGGTTGGTGTCGCGTTGGCCGCCCTGATGGGGGCGACCTTTTTTGTTCCTGCAGGGGCGTCGGGGCAGGAGACGCCGGATCTTTCGATCAGCTCGGAAGATGGGGACTTTTCGATCACCTTTAATGGCGATTTTCAGCTTCGTTATGAGGTGAACGCGCAGGAGACGTCGGTACAGAACGCGGGCTTTTTTATTCGACGGCTGCGCCCCTCGATCGAGGCCCGGGCCTTTGGCAATATGGTGATGAAGGTGGTTCCTGAGCTCAACCGCGAGGCCTCGCTGCGCGATGGCTGGGTGGCCTACGAGTTCTCGGATCGACTCAGCGTGCAGGCCGGTCAGTTTGCGCCACCCTTTAGCTGGGAGCGTGACAGCTCGAGCGATTATCACGTCTTTGTAGAGCGCTCCCTGGCACACGGAGAATTTCAGTGGGCGGACGGCCGCGACATCGGCGTGATGGTCGATGCTGAGCCCAGCGAGAAGTTCCATCTCGAGGCCGGCATCTTCAATGGCGAAGGCCGAAACGCCATGCCCTCGCCAGACGTCAGCCATGTGTTCACGGCACGGGTGGCCGCGGCGCCGATCGGCGTGTACAGCGAGAGTGAGGCGCTGGTGGAGGCGGTGGCCGAGCCCACGCTGATTCTCGGAGCGGGTGCCTACTATGCGAACTCCTCGCGGGCGCGGGACTGGCTGGGTGACGGCTCGGAGCTGCGCGCGTCTTTGCTGAGCCTGACCGCCGACGCCTACCTGGCCATCGACCGGGTCACGCTGCAGGGGAGTTATTTTTTCCGCGACACGAGCTCGCCGGACGGCGCGTTTGATGGGTTTGTGGGCCACGGCATGAACGCGCAGCTGGCGGTGCTGGCCATTGAGCAGCGTCTGCTGCTTGCCGCACGCTTCTCGCAGACCTACTTCGACGATGCCGCGCCGGTCGCGAGCAACGATGAGGCCGCGCTGGGCGCGCAGATCTACCACCGGGGGCATAACTCCAAGCTGCATGTCGAGGTGGGCGTGCACGGGCTTTTGCACGATGTGCCGCGTCAGGAGTTCTTGAGGTTGCAGTATCAGTTTTTGTTTTAA
- a CDS encoding catalase — protein sequence MSDDKKRAPTSETSKREDLERHTSERGTYLTTNQGLRVDHTDDSLKAGERGPTLMEDFHFREKMTHFDHERIPERVVHARGSAAHGYFELYEDLSALTRARFLCDTSMKTPVFVRFSTVVGFRGSADTVRDVRGFATKFFTQEGNYDLVGNNMPVFFIQDAVKFPDLVHSIKPEPHNQMPQASAAHDNFWDFVGLVPESTATLMWVLSDRAIPRSYRMMEGFGVHTFRLVNEAGDASFVKFHWKPKLGTHGLVWDEAQKLAGKDPDFHRRDLWEAIEAGDFPEFELGLQVVPAEDEHRFDFDLLDPTKFIPEEEVPVRRVGRMVLNRNPDNFFAETEQVAFHPGHVVPGIDFTNDPLLQGRLFSYIDTQLIRLGGPNFSEIPINRPVAPVHNNQRDGYGRQTINRGNTNYYPNSTGGGCPMMASATQGAYVHLSERVDGHKIKNRSDSFRDHFSQATLFWNSLTDAEKDHLVSAAHFELGKVSSMEVRERMVNNFNEVDHDFACRVAAGIGVAAPKTPNAKNHGKASPAVSMEATVKDTITSRKVAVLLADGFAADQLNEMRDALKQEGARVTIVSEVRGTLSADDGSSVEVDKPFVTTASIMFDALYIPGGQEHIDTLKTRGDALHFINEAFKHYKPIAATAEGVDLLRDAAITGIDLADAQSSDHVKNQHGVISLWECSNLADFTTQWLEAIAQHRHWGRDAVGRVPA from the coding sequence ATGAGCGATGATAAGAAGCGCGCGCCGACCAGCGAGACGAGCAAACGCGAGGATCTTGAGCGCCACACCTCCGAGCGCGGCACCTACCTCACCACCAACCAGGGGCTGCGCGTCGACCACACCGATGACTCACTCAAGGCCGGTGAGCGTGGGCCGACCTTGATGGAGGACTTTCATTTTCGCGAGAAGATGACGCACTTCGATCATGAGCGCATCCCCGAGCGCGTGGTGCACGCCCGCGGCTCGGCGGCCCACGGCTACTTTGAGCTCTACGAAGATCTTTCGGCTCTCACCCGCGCCCGATTCTTGTGCGACACCTCCATGAAGACGCCGGTTTTTGTGCGCTTCTCGACCGTGGTGGGTTTTCGGGGCTCGGCCGACACCGTGCGCGATGTGCGCGGCTTCGCCACCAAATTCTTCACCCAGGAGGGCAACTACGATCTGGTGGGCAACAACATGCCGGTCTTCTTCATCCAGGACGCCGTCAAGTTCCCGGATCTGGTGCACTCCATCAAGCCCGAGCCTCATAACCAGATGCCCCAGGCCTCCGCGGCACACGACAACTTCTGGGACTTTGTCGGCCTTGTGCCCGAGTCCACGGCCACGCTGATGTGGGTGCTCTCCGACCGAGCCATCCCGCGCAGCTACCGCATGATGGAGGGGTTCGGTGTGCACACCTTCCGGCTGGTGAATGAGGCCGGCGACGCCAGCTTTGTGAAGTTCCACTGGAAGCCGAAACTCGGCACCCACGGGCTTGTCTGGGACGAGGCCCAGAAACTCGCCGGCAAAGATCCCGATTTCCACCGCCGCGATCTCTGGGAGGCCATTGAGGCCGGTGATTTTCCCGAGTTTGAGCTCGGCCTGCAGGTCGTCCCCGCCGAAGACGAGCATCGCTTTGACTTCGACCTGCTCGACCCCACCAAGTTCATCCCCGAGGAAGAGGTGCCGGTGCGCCGTGTCGGGCGGATGGTGCTCAACCGCAACCCCGACAACTTCTTTGCCGAGACCGAGCAGGTCGCCTTTCACCCGGGCCACGTCGTGCCCGGCATCGACTTCACCAACGACCCGCTCTTGCAGGGCCGCCTCTTCTCGTACATCGACACCCAGCTCATTCGCCTGGGCGGCCCCAACTTCTCAGAGATTCCCATCAACCGCCCGGTGGCGCCGGTACACAACAACCAGCGCGACGGCTACGGGCGCCAGACCATCAACCGCGGCAACACCAACTACTACCCCAACTCCACCGGCGGCGGCTGCCCGATGATGGCCAGCGCCACCCAGGGAGCTTATGTCCACCTCTCCGAGCGCGTGGACGGCCATAAGATCAAAAACCGCAGCGACAGTTTTCGCGACCACTTCTCTCAGGCCACCCTCTTCTGGAACAGCCTCACCGACGCCGAAAAAGACCACCTGGTCAGCGCCGCCCACTTCGAGCTGGGCAAGGTCAGCTCCATGGAGGTGCGCGAGCGCATGGTCAACAACTTCAACGAGGTCGACCACGACTTCGCCTGCCGCGTCGCCGCCGGCATCGGTGTAGCCGCCCCCAAAACGCCAAACGCCAAAAACCACGGCAAAGCCTCCCCGGCGGTGAGCATGGAGGCGACCGTCAAAGACACCATCACAAGCCGTAAGGTCGCCGTACTGCTCGCGGATGGCTTCGCCGCCGACCAGCTCAACGAAATGCGCGATGCTCTGAAACAGGAAGGGGCGCGGGTCACCATCGTCTCAGAGGTTCGGGGCACGCTCAGCGCCGACGATGGCTCCAGCGTCGAGGTCGACAAACCCTTTGTGACCACGGCCTCCATCATGTTCGATGCCCTCTACATCCCCGGCGGCCAGGAGCACATCGACACCCTCAAAACCCGGGGCGACGCCCTGCACTTTATCAACGAGGCCTTCAAACACTACAAACCCATCGCCGCCACCGCCGAGGGCGTTGACCTCCTGCGCGACGCGGCGATTACAGGCATCGACCTGGCGGATGCGCAATCCAGTGACCACGTCAAAAACCAGCACGGCGTCATAAGCCTCTGGGAGTGCAGCAACCTCGCCGACTTCACCACGCAATGGCTCGAGGCCATTGCTCAACACCGCCACTGGGGCCGCGATGCGGTCGGTCGGGTGCCCGCCTGA
- a CDS encoding YecA family protein, whose translation MRSVNRCAVVVRPLQPFVDWVRKVDREYAEGLSDEAILASDQVFLTPMFHVREDTEEYLEINATRVFESMLHGWCYDETLWPKERGWDAFKEWLDYEVAVDLLDMPEAAALRSGERSPYQGGGPVFEFEESVLDDYEEQVHHVRSEVWTDGLFRAFAASPEANALQTRVGGARLALDYLHVYGNEPFQEITAELLEDAMFSALRMRGFEINLDGDAIVAELTALFMYVQRAYDFGAAEACLKLLKREGLSAELDVALQEAAMKHARRTKVQSAEEQGRGADPALLAAGLLAGIQKPFVVREPELGRNDPCACGSGKKYKRCCLTVS comes from the coding sequence ATGCGAAGTGTGAATCGTTGTGCGGTAGTTGTACGGCCCTTGCAGCCTTTTGTGGACTGGGTGCGTAAGGTGGATCGTGAGTACGCGGAGGGCCTGAGCGACGAGGCCATTCTTGCCAGTGATCAGGTCTTCCTCACGCCGATGTTTCATGTACGTGAGGATACCGAGGAGTATCTGGAGATAAACGCGACTCGGGTCTTTGAGTCGATGCTCCACGGATGGTGCTACGATGAGACCTTATGGCCGAAAGAGAGGGGCTGGGACGCCTTTAAGGAGTGGTTGGATTATGAGGTCGCGGTTGATTTGCTCGATATGCCCGAGGCGGCGGCGCTGAGGAGCGGGGAGCGCTCGCCGTACCAGGGCGGGGGGCCGGTGTTCGAGTTCGAGGAGAGCGTTCTCGACGACTACGAAGAGCAGGTGCATCACGTGCGTTCGGAGGTCTGGACCGACGGGCTCTTTCGGGCGTTTGCGGCATCGCCGGAGGCGAACGCGTTACAAACGCGCGTGGGTGGCGCACGTCTGGCGCTGGATTATTTGCATGTGTACGGCAACGAGCCCTTTCAAGAGATCACCGCGGAGCTGCTCGAGGACGCGATGTTCAGCGCTCTTCGGATGCGAGGTTTTGAGATTAATCTGGATGGGGACGCGATCGTCGCAGAGCTCACGGCCCTCTTTATGTATGTGCAGCGCGCGTACGACTTTGGTGCGGCCGAGGCCTGCCTGAAACTTCTGAAACGTGAGGGGCTGTCTGCAGAGCTGGACGTGGCGTTGCAGGAGGCCGCGATGAAGCACGCCAGGCGCACGAAGGTCCAGAGTGCCGAGGAGCAGGGGAGGGGCGCCGACCCGGCGCTGCTCGCTGCCGGACTTCTGGCAGGCATTCAGAAGCCCTTCGTCGTTCGGGAGCCGGAGCTCGGGCGAAACGATCCCTGCGCCTGTGGGAGCGGCAAGAAGTACAAGCGCTGCTGTTTGACCGTTTCCTGA